GCGACCTGGGTGCCGACCCCGGCCGGGGTGTAGAAGGCGGGGATCCCGGCCCCGCCGGCCCGCAGCCGCTCGGCCAGCGTGCCCTGCGGGATCATCTCCACCTCCAGCTCCCCGCCCAGGTACTGCCGCGCGAACTCCTTGTTGGCGCCTATGTAGGACCCGGTCACCCGCGCGATCCGCCCCGCGGCGAGCAGCACCGCCAGCCCGGACTCCATCGCCCCGCAGTTGTTGGAGACGACCGAGAGTCCGCCGGTCCCGCGTTCGTACAGCGCCTGGATCAGCACGTTCGGCACACCGCTCAGCCCGAAGCCGCCCACCGCGAGCGACGCGCCGTCCGGCACGTCGGCGACCGCCCCGGCGGCTGTGGCCACCACCTTGTCCATCCGAGAAGCCCCATCTCTTCCAAGCGCCCGGAACCGCGAATCGATCGCCAATTAGTCAGGGCACTGAGTATTTCAGCGAGGTTCCCCACACGCTGCCATCGGACCAGCCGGGCGTCAAGAGCTCACAAAGTACGAGGTAGATCGTCCGCTGCGTCTACGGACAGTTGTCGTCCGTCCGATGTATCGTCAGTGCACCAACAGAAGTGACCACAGGAGCGCACATGGCAGCGGTCGACCTGACCACCCATCCCGGGCACCTGGCCCGGCGGCTGCAGCAGGCGCACTACCTGCTGTGGAACACGATGGTCTCGGAGGAGATCACCTCGCCGCAGTTCGCCGTCCTCAACGCGCTGGTCGCCGAGCCGGGCCTGGACCAGCGCACGGCGGGGGAGCGGGTGGGCCTGGACCGCTCCACCATCGCCGAGGTGATCAGCCGGCTGGGCCGCCGCGGGCTGCTGGACAAGGTCCGCGACCCGCAGGACGGCCGCCGCTTCCTGCTGCGCCCGACCGACGAGGGTCTGCGCGCCCACCGCAAGCTGGCCGTGCGCACGGCCAGGATGAACCAGGTCTTCCTGGCTCCGCTCGCCGCCGAGGAGCAGGCCGTCTTCTTCGACCTCATCCGCCGGGTGGCGGACGCCGCCGAAGGCCTCCGCAACCCGGCCGAACCCGCGGTGACCCCGGGCTGAGTCAGGACTCCTTCGCCGCGTCGACGAACACCACCCACACCTGCCCCTCGGCGAAGTCCAGTGGCGCGCCGTCCTCACCGGTGAAGGACGTGCCGTCCGCGGCCCCGCCGCGCTTCCAGGTCGCGTCGTACGCGCGTCCGTCGCGCAGCACCTCGGCCCTGCCGGAGCCCACCGACTCCACGTAGGGCGAGTTGTTGCCGCGGAAGTCCCCGAAGGCGGACTCGCGCACCTTCACGTGCTGCACGACGACCGTCGCCGGTGCCAGGCGCCCGCCCTCGGCCGTCCGGGCCGGAGCGCCGTCCATGGCGACCAGCCAGCGGTCACGGCTCTCGGACCAGGCGAAGTCGAAGGAGGCCGACGGGTAGCGCACCGTGCGCGAGGACTCGGCCCGGCCACCGCCGGGAGCCTCGCCGTAGCGGAAACCCGTGGTCAGGGCGTCGGCGCCCGGGGGCTCGGGCAGCAGC
This region of Streptomyces ambofaciens ATCC 23877 genomic DNA includes:
- a CDS encoding CoA transferase subunit A; the protein is MDKVVATAAGAVADVPDGASLAVGGFGLSGVPNVLIQALYERGTGGLSVVSNNCGAMESGLAVLLAAGRIARVTGSYIGANKEFARQYLGGELEVEMIPQGTLAERLRAGGAGIPAFYTPAGVGTQVAEGGLPWRYDGSGGVALASPPKEVREFDGSEYVLEHGIRTDFALVRAAKGDRHGNLVFNKSSRNFNPLAAMAGRVTIAEVEELVEPGEIDPDAVHLPGIFVQRVVALTAEQAADKRIERRTVSS
- a CDS encoding MarR family winged helix-turn-helix transcriptional regulator yields the protein MAAVDLTTHPGHLARRLQQAHYLLWNTMVSEEITSPQFAVLNALVAEPGLDQRTAGERVGLDRSTIAEVISRLGRRGLLDKVRDPQDGRRFLLRPTDEGLRAHRKLAVRTARMNQVFLAPLAAEEQAVFFDLIRRVADAAEGLRNPAEPAVTPG